The Peribacillus sp. FSL E2-0218 genome contains a region encoding:
- a CDS encoding FTR1 family protein: protein MNVFKWKSGILVLIVGLLLILPGIRMASAGENHDQLFVYIGDSLMKVKSGEVKQVSKNIDSFEKDWETIKTDSEGAKKVSKELQSVKSALKDEASTADIKKRLSSLSSALIVYDTNENPVDKTDYKERLQSLLPLIDELDASITAKDFDQANVQYANLLNRWTDAEVVVREKSVATYGEIETKMAFVRIAITQDPPDREKGKKSLAELRGLMEDFLAGKVEKGSKKTTYSLADVTQLLQGSVKNIEKEDMNSAVDRLNEILRIWPNVEGEVSTRDSKLYSDMETKVPTAISLLQSKNIKAEEAKAIVADLNTRLLPLIDDTSYTTWDAALILLREGLEALLIVATLLSFLNKIGQADKQKWIWAGVGAGLVASSALAVIINIVFSQITAASSREYIEGITGIIAVSMMLTIGIWLHSKSNVHAWNRYISKQMNQAIATGSILSFALISFLSIFREGAETIIFYAGMAPYMEVKQLLSGILLAFLILMVIGFIMLRYSVKLPMSVFFKVATILIYALAFKILGVSIHSLQVSQVIPTNTISSFPFIEAIGLYPTIETLVPQAVLLLLILLAAYWVKKSNSKRTSE from the coding sequence ATGAACGTTTTTAAATGGAAAAGTGGGATATTGGTTTTGATCGTCGGCCTTTTATTGATTTTACCTGGTATCAGGATGGCCTCGGCTGGTGAAAATCACGATCAGCTTTTTGTCTATATTGGCGATAGTTTAATGAAGGTGAAATCCGGCGAAGTTAAGCAGGTATCGAAAAACATCGATTCATTCGAGAAAGATTGGGAAACGATTAAAACGGACAGCGAAGGCGCGAAGAAAGTGAGCAAAGAGCTGCAATCCGTAAAAAGTGCCTTGAAAGACGAAGCTTCAACGGCTGACATCAAAAAGCGGCTATCGTCATTATCGAGTGCGCTGATCGTCTATGACACGAACGAAAACCCCGTTGACAAGACAGACTATAAAGAACGGCTGCAATCCCTTCTGCCTTTAATCGATGAATTGGACGCTTCGATCACGGCAAAGGACTTTGATCAAGCTAACGTTCAATATGCCAACCTGCTGAATCGGTGGACAGACGCGGAGGTTGTGGTCAGGGAAAAAAGCGTGGCTACATATGGTGAGATCGAAACAAAAATGGCGTTTGTGCGAATTGCGATTACACAAGATCCTCCTGATCGGGAAAAAGGCAAAAAGAGTTTAGCTGAATTAAGAGGGCTAATGGAGGATTTCCTCGCTGGCAAAGTTGAAAAAGGAAGCAAGAAGACAACCTATTCCCTTGCGGATGTAACACAGCTGTTACAAGGGAGTGTAAAAAATATTGAAAAAGAGGACATGAATTCGGCCGTTGACCGTTTAAATGAAATTTTAAGGATTTGGCCCAATGTCGAAGGGGAAGTCTCTACAAGGGATAGTAAGCTGTACAGTGATATGGAAACGAAAGTCCCCACTGCCATCAGCCTCTTGCAATCGAAGAATATAAAGGCGGAGGAAGCAAAGGCGATCGTAGCCGATTTAAACACAAGATTACTTCCTTTGATTGATGATACAAGCTATACAACATGGGATGCCGCCCTGATTCTGTTGCGGGAAGGCTTGGAGGCGCTCTTGATTGTCGCTACGTTATTATCTTTCCTGAACAAAATCGGGCAAGCGGACAAACAGAAATGGATTTGGGCAGGTGTTGGTGCGGGCTTGGTTGCCAGTTCCGCATTGGCTGTCATCATCAACATCGTTTTCTCTCAGATCACGGCTGCGTCAAGCCGGGAATATATCGAGGGAATTACTGGAATAATAGCAGTATCGATGATGCTGACGATTGGCATTTGGCTTCATAGTAAATCGAATGTCCATGCATGGAACCGATATATCAGCAAGCAAATGAATCAGGCCATTGCCACGGGAAGCATCCTCTCTTTCGCGTTGATAAGTTTTTTATCCATTTTCCGTGAGGGTGCGGAGACCATTATCTTTTATGCAGGAATGGCCCCTTATATGGAGGTAAAGCAGCTGCTAAGCGGGATTTTGCTAGCCTTCCTCATCTTAATGGTCATTGGTTTCATTATGCTGCGCTACAGTGTGAAATTACCGATGTCGGTATTCTTTAAAGTGGCAACGATACTGATATATGCTCTAGCTTTCAAGATACTTGGAGTCTCTATCCATTCGCTTCAGGTTTCGCAGGTGATACCGACAAATACGATCAGCTCATTCCCGTTCATTGAAGCGATTGGCCTTTACCCAACAATCGAAACGCTTGTACCGCAAGCTGTACTGCTTCTATTGATCCTGCTTGCTGCTTATTGGGTTAAAAAGAGCAATTCCAAGCGTACTTCAGAATGA
- a CDS encoding DUF4395 family protein — MISFLLGWTVIGYLFTLIVGIASLIAILGFCTGCFILYQWKRYTYKSF, encoded by the coding sequence TTGATATCTTTCCTGCTTGGATGGACCGTTATCGGTTATTTGTTCACCTTGATCGTCGGGATAGCTTCCCTCATCGCCATTCTCGGTTTTTGCACCGGCTGCTTTATCCTTTATCAATGGAAGCGATATACCTATAAATCATTCTGA
- a CDS encoding transposase, which yields MLSKHDSIQRDQLEMITLDQLVPPNHLVRKMEAAIDFTFIYDLVKDMYSEVGRPSIDPVILVKLTFIQYTFGIRSMRKTIERVFADAKEKHGMRWTTLRGLKKLSMQAMLTFAAMNLKKMATWTWQGPKTA from the coding sequence ATGCTTTCTAAACATGATTCTATTCAGCGAGATCAACTTGAAATGATTACTTTAGATCAACTGGTGCCACCGAACCATTTGGTTCGTAAAATGGAGGCTGCCATTGACTTCACTTTCATTTATGACTTGGTGAAAGATATGTACTCAGAGGTAGGACGCCCAAGTATTGATCCAGTTATTTTAGTTAAACTGACTTTCATTCAATATACCTTCGGTATTCGTTCCATGCGTAAAACGATTGAGCGTGTATTCGCAGATGCAAAAGAAAAGCATGGTATGCGTTGGACTACTTTAAGGGGACTTAAAAAATTGTCGATGCAGGCGATGCTTACTTTCGCTGCCATGAATTTAAAGAAGATGGCCACTTGGACATGGCAAGGTCCTAAAACGGCTTAA
- a CDS encoding MerR family transcriptional regulator, whose translation MNLRGCPNHHATVWRGYVGNETLKIGELAEMANVTKRTVDYYTNLGLLKAERSASNYRYYSLGELERLRLIERYKRKNLSLEDIKELLKQDLETASAIEETGLKLKSKLDGLNEELQEVITLIKQDEKNELLLKKQISHESMALIQSLLVLLV comes from the coding sequence ATGAATCTTCGAGGATGCCCAAACCATCACGCGACGGTTTGGAGGGGTTATGTTGGGAACGAGACATTAAAAATTGGCGAGTTGGCGGAAATGGCGAATGTTACGAAACGAACCGTTGATTATTATACAAACTTAGGTTTGCTTAAAGCAGAACGTTCCGCCTCCAATTACCGTTATTATTCACTCGGTGAACTGGAAAGGCTTCGCCTGATCGAGCGATATAAACGAAAAAACCTATCATTGGAAGATATAAAAGAATTACTTAAACAAGATTTGGAAACCGCATCAGCGATTGAAGAAACAGGACTTAAACTGAAAAGCAAATTGGATGGCTTGAACGAGGAACTTCAAGAAGTCATCACCTTGATCAAGCAGGACGAAAAAAATGAACTTCTTTTAAAAAAACAGATTTCCCATGAAAGCATGGCCTTAATCCAATCATTGTTAGTTTTGCTGGTATGA
- a CDS encoding hemolysin family protein, with protein MEIFIKLLAVAVLIALTAFFVASEFAIVKVRSSRINQLIEEGHRSALAAKKVTTHIDEYLSACQLGITVTALGLGVLGEPTVEAILKPIFTKWGLEASVSHIISFVIAFGSVTFLHVVVGELAPKTVAIQKAEEVTLLFAKPLILFYRILYPFIWLLNGSARLLTGIFGLKPASESEMAHSEEELRIILSESYKSGEINQSEYKYVNQIFEFDERIANEIMVPRTEMTVVEKGMPLLEVVELIQEEQYTRYPVIDGDKDNVVGMVNIKRLYTATITEENVSALTVDSFVTPVIRVLETIAIHDLLLKMQKERIHMAVLTDEYGGTAGLVTVEDILEEIVGEIRDEFDQDERPLIQKIDEGHYVFDAKTLIEDVNDTLAIDLPEEDIDTLGGWVLTGRFEIAVGDKMEYAGYEFTVKEMDGHHVLYVEVKKIQ; from the coding sequence TTGGAGATTTTTATAAAATTATTAGCAGTAGCCGTATTAATAGCATTGACCGCTTTTTTCGTTGCTTCGGAATTTGCCATCGTCAAAGTCAGAAGTTCCCGCATCAACCAACTGATTGAAGAGGGGCATAGAAGTGCTTTGGCAGCAAAAAAAGTAACAACCCATATTGATGAATATTTATCAGCGTGCCAATTGGGGATTACCGTAACGGCTCTAGGGTTAGGGGTGTTGGGAGAACCGACCGTCGAGGCGATCTTAAAACCAATATTTACAAAATGGGGACTGGAGGCATCCGTAAGTCACATCATTTCTTTCGTAATCGCTTTTGGTTCAGTGACTTTCCTTCACGTTGTCGTCGGAGAACTGGCGCCTAAAACCGTAGCGATTCAAAAGGCGGAGGAAGTCACCTTGCTTTTTGCTAAACCGTTAATCCTTTTTTACCGTATTTTATATCCTTTCATTTGGCTGCTGAATGGTTCTGCCCGTCTCCTGACCGGCATATTCGGTTTAAAGCCGGCCTCCGAGTCGGAAATGGCCCATTCGGAAGAAGAGCTTCGCATCATTTTATCGGAAAGTTATAAAAGCGGTGAAATCAATCAATCCGAATACAAATATGTCAATCAGATCTTTGAATTCGATGAGCGTATAGCAAATGAAATCATGGTCCCCCGTACGGAAATGACCGTTGTTGAAAAGGGTATGCCGTTATTGGAAGTTGTTGAATTGATTCAAGAGGAGCAATATACAAGATACCCGGTCATAGATGGAGATAAGGATAATGTCGTGGGCATGGTCAATATCAAACGTCTATATACAGCGACGATTACAGAGGAGAATGTATCGGCATTGACGGTCGATTCATTCGTAACGCCCGTCATCCGTGTACTTGAAACGATTGCCATCCATGATTTGCTGCTGAAAATGCAGAAGGAACGGATTCATATGGCTGTTTTGACCGATGAATATGGCGGAACTGCGGGCCTTGTTACTGTTGAAGATATTCTTGAAGAAATAGTTGGCGAAATCCGTGATGAATTCGATCAAGACGAACGTCCGCTCATTCAAAAAATCGATGAGGGTCATTATGTTTTCGATGCAAAAACCTTGATCGAGGATGTCAATGATACACTTGCGATAGATTTACCTGAAGAAGATATCGATACACTTGGCGGATGGGTCCTGACTGGAAGGTTCGAAATTGCGGTCGGCGATAAAATGGAGTACGCCGGCTATGAATTCACCGTAAAAGAAATGGATGGCCACCATGTATTATACGTTGAAGTGAAGAAAATCCAATAA
- a CDS encoding response regulator has protein sequence MGFKKKQMLGFGLILLFLAILLSFMMFTLNNLKSSMTEIVENRYEKVQASMEIRQLFSRSDREILFAANDANKEERAESLEIINDNHSLIESKVAKLSGTLNKVKAKQLLKEFETQYASYSITEAEILQKIQSGNTGDNISSLMNDQREKRTKVIRTMDDFKDYQEGVMKDTLKNSKQTYEDMIGFIIFAVILSILVISITMAWMMRSTSKDLQSITKVIKNIDFKNLSVIPRVPVRTKDEIGDIARSFNDMAESLEVYNQKEKDFTEKISEQNWIQTRVADIATMYQRIVDVEVLGDRFITRLAPMMGASIGAFYVKRGEGDNMRFVKLASFAGDGEDSGRREFRLGEGLIGQCALERKSKIIEDIPEDFQLVTTGLGEVSPKSIVIAPVLFEGEVVAMVELASLDAFTKLQKNFLNHVLDTLGITINSVEGRMEIERLLKESQAQTEELQAQSEELQSQSEEMQAQSEELQTQAEELRMINEQLEERNRETEEKSKELQVAKVNLEKQAEELKLSSKYKSEFMANMSHELRTPLNSILILSEMLSDPNDSKLNEEQQEFARVINSSGQDLLTLINDILDLSKVEVGKLEVVFDEMNMSELPDLLHRNFDHVAKKKNIDFIIEKDKNVPDIFFTDEQRFQQILKNLLSNAFKFTEKGSVSVQIKKADEENVAQWIQTKGASNWVEIKVTDTGIGISKEKQKIIFEAFQQADGATVRKYGGTGLGLSICREFAKLLGGWVVVDSEEGKGSTFTFFIPSMPEGFKNVGEAIAASPEVAAATHEEPPAAAFVSREETAVEVLDEDGQDKSKPFCNKTVLVVDDDHRNIFALKNALKHEGMEILIAENGYECLDILEQGNNIDAILMDIMMPGMDGYETMTRIREQDQFENLPIIALTAKAMKGDREKCLKAGASDYVSKPLKLDQLLSVLRVWLTN, from the coding sequence ATGGGTTTTAAGAAGAAGCAAATGTTAGGGTTCGGTTTAATTTTGCTATTCTTGGCGATATTACTTTCTTTCATGATGTTTACTCTTAACAATTTAAAGAGCAGCATGACTGAAATAGTCGAAAATCGTTATGAAAAAGTTCAAGCTTCGATGGAAATCCGGCAGCTGTTTTCAAGGTCGGATCGTGAAATCTTGTTTGCGGCCAATGATGCAAACAAAGAAGAAAGAGCAGAAAGCCTTGAAATCATCAATGATAATCATAGTTTGATTGAATCAAAGGTTGCCAAGTTATCCGGCACGTTAAACAAGGTGAAGGCAAAGCAACTATTGAAAGAGTTTGAAACGCAGTATGCATCATACTCAATAACGGAAGCCGAGATCCTGCAAAAGATACAATCAGGGAATACTGGCGATAATATCTCCAGCCTGATGAACGATCAAAGGGAAAAGCGGACGAAAGTCATCCGTACGATGGATGACTTCAAGGATTATCAAGAAGGTGTCATGAAAGATACCTTGAAAAATTCGAAACAAACCTATGAAGACATGATCGGGTTCATCATCTTTGCGGTTATTCTTAGCATTTTGGTCATTTCGATAACGATGGCCTGGATGATGCGCAGCACGTCAAAAGACCTGCAATCCATTACGAAGGTCATCAAAAATATTGACTTTAAAAATCTATCGGTCATACCGAGGGTTCCGGTACGAACGAAGGACGAGATCGGTGACATTGCCCGTTCCTTCAATGATATGGCGGAATCGCTTGAAGTGTATAATCAAAAAGAAAAAGATTTTACGGAAAAAATCAGTGAGCAGAACTGGATTCAAACCCGTGTTGCCGATATCGCCACCATGTATCAGCGTATCGTTGATGTCGAGGTTCTGGGTGATCGGTTCATTACAAGGCTTGCCCCGATGATGGGAGCCTCAATCGGAGCGTTTTACGTCAAGCGCGGTGAAGGTGACAATATGCGTTTCGTGAAGCTTGCCAGCTTTGCGGGAGATGGCGAAGACTCAGGACGGCGTGAATTCCGATTGGGAGAGGGCTTGATTGGGCAGTGTGCCCTTGAAAGGAAATCGAAGATCATTGAAGATATCCCTGAAGACTTCCAGTTGGTTACAACGGGGTTAGGGGAAGTCAGCCCGAAAAGCATTGTCATTGCGCCAGTCCTTTTTGAGGGCGAAGTTGTGGCGATGGTTGAACTGGCCAGCCTCGATGCCTTTACGAAGCTGCAAAAAAACTTTCTTAATCATGTCCTTGATACATTGGGCATCACGATTAATAGTGTCGAGGGCCGGATGGAAATCGAGCGTTTATTGAAGGAGTCTCAGGCACAGACGGAAGAATTACAGGCTCAATCGGAAGAATTGCAATCACAGTCAGAGGAAATGCAGGCCCAATCGGAAGAACTGCAAACACAGGCTGAAGAGCTGCGGATGATCAATGAGCAATTGGAAGAGAGAAACCGTGAAACGGAAGAGAAATCGAAAGAGCTTCAGGTCGCGAAGGTGAACCTTGAAAAACAAGCGGAAGAATTAAAATTAAGTTCTAAATATAAATCGGAATTCATGGCAAATATGTCTCATGAGTTGCGGACACCTCTCAATAGTATATTGATACTATCGGAAATGCTTTCCGACCCGAATGATAGTAAATTGAACGAAGAGCAGCAGGAATTCGCTCGTGTCATTAACTCATCGGGCCAGGATTTACTGACCTTGATCAATGATATTCTGGATTTATCCAAGGTGGAAGTAGGAAAGCTGGAAGTGGTATTCGACGAAATGAACATGAGTGAGCTTCCCGACTTACTGCACCGCAACTTTGATCATGTAGCGAAGAAGAAGAACATTGATTTTATAATAGAAAAAGATAAAAATGTTCCTGACATTTTCTTTACGGATGAACAGCGCTTCCAGCAGATCCTGAAAAACCTGTTGTCCAATGCTTTTAAATTTACGGAAAAAGGTTCCGTTTCTGTCCAGATCAAAAAGGCGGACGAAGAAAATGTAGCTCAATGGATACAAACTAAAGGGGCGAGCAATTGGGTTGAAATCAAGGTGACCGATACGGGCATCGGAATTTCGAAAGAAAAGCAGAAAATCATCTTTGAAGCGTTCCAGCAAGCCGACGGAGCTACGGTGAGGAAGTATGGCGGTACAGGATTAGGTCTATCCATCTGCCGTGAGTTCGCTAAGCTTCTAGGCGGCTGGGTCGTTGTCGATAGTGAGGAAGGCAAAGGCAGCACCTTTACGTTCTTCATCCCAAGCATGCCAGAGGGCTTCAAGAATGTCGGTGAAGCGATAGCGGCTTCTCCAGAAGTGGCAGCAGCCACACACGAGGAACCACCCGCAGCCGCTTTTGTCAGCCGTGAAGAAACGGCGGTGGAAGTACTGGATGAGGATGGCCAGGATAAATCCAAGCCATTCTGCAATAAAACGGTACTGGTAGTGGATGATGACCACCGAAATATATTTGCGCTAAAAAACGCCCTTAAGCATGAAGGGATGGAAATCCTGATCGCTGAAAACGGCTATGAGTGTTTGGATATTCTCGAACAGGGAAATAATATAGATGCAATATTAATGGATATCATGATGCCGGGCATGGACGGTTATGAGACGATGACAAGGATTCGCGAACAGGATCAGTTCGAGAATCTTCCGATCATAGCGCTGACGGCAAAAGCGATGAAGGGCGATAGGGAAAAATGCCTCAAGGCCGGAGCGTCCGACTATGTCAGCAAGCCATTAAAATTAGATCAGTTGTTATCGGTTTTAAGGGTTTGGTTGACTAATTGA
- a CDS encoding protein-glutamate O-methyltransferase CheR, whose amino-acid sequence MKDTLTIEEREDIEIDLLLQAIYSVSGFDFRKYMRSSIKRRVENRMRLDHVRRISGLIEMVLYEKGYVEKLLKDFSINVTEMFRDPDFFKAFRLNIVPLLRNLPEIRIWHAGCSTGEEAFSMAIILKEEGLYDKARIYATDMNEDVLLHAEKGILPLNRMQSYTKNYLHAGGNQEFSEYYTTDYQYAYLDPSLLKNIEFFQHNLVTDGSFNEFHIIMCRNVMIYFTSELQTYVNQLFYDSLCKDGFLAVGSKETLHTSSFSEDYEDFDPKERIYRKLK is encoded by the coding sequence ATGAAGGATACTTTAACGATTGAAGAACGAGAAGATATAGAAATCGATTTATTGTTACAAGCGATCTATTCCGTTTCCGGCTTCGACTTTCGGAAATACATGCGTTCTTCAATAAAACGCAGAGTGGAAAATCGAATGAGACTGGACCATGTTCGCAGGATAAGCGGATTGATTGAAATGGTTTTATATGAAAAGGGATATGTCGAGAAGCTTCTGAAAGATTTTTCGATAAATGTTACCGAAATGTTCCGCGATCCCGATTTCTTTAAAGCTTTCCGATTGAATATCGTTCCGCTCCTGAGAAACCTACCGGAAATCAGGATATGGCATGCTGGTTGCTCTACTGGCGAGGAAGCCTTTTCCATGGCCATCATTCTAAAGGAAGAAGGGCTTTATGATAAGGCGAGGATTTATGCCACTGATATGAATGAAGACGTCCTCCTGCATGCGGAAAAAGGGATTTTACCCTTAAATAGAATGCAATCTTATACGAAAAACTATTTGCATGCAGGCGGTAACCAAGAATTTTCGGAGTATTACACAACCGATTATCAGTATGCCTACCTTGATCCGAGCCTTCTGAAAAACATTGAATTCTTTCAGCACAACTTGGTGACGGATGGCTCATTCAATGAATTTCATATCATCATGTGCAGGAATGTGATGATCTACTTTACCAGCGAATTACAAACGTATGTTAATCAGTTGTTTTATGACAGCTTATGTAAAGATGGTTTCCTTGCGGTTGGCAGCAAGGAAACACTTCATACATCCTCCTTTTCGGAAGATTACGAGGACTTTGATCCAAAGGAACGGATTTATCGGAAATTGAAATAA
- a CDS encoding fused response regulator/phosphatase has translation MTILIVDDNQVNLFVIEKILKRAGYTDFLSLTSAVEMFEYLQVDSPQPKETSVDIILLDIMMPDIDGIEACRKLQSIPHLKDIPVIFVTALEDSNKVAEALDVGGIDYIMKPINKIDLLARIRVGLRLKYEKDWHKMQDEKIRNELDLSMQVQSSLLSEPILNDHLTIKASYLPANKLAGDMYYWHRIDENRYGIILLDMMGHGISSSLVCMFISSVLRDAIRTHSDPVAVISEMNRWMNTLNKEDNHVHYYFTAIYMIIDTEQKTVEYVNAGHPPGFALMDDGKVASLSKGTCPVGFFTEMKMEKSTIHYEDRIQILLFTDGVMEAIDGEGSDGLDQIQEAVSTRWLGCKEMAPIDFVMSPEMQQDQPDDMCVVVIQAN, from the coding sequence ATGACGATTTTAATCGTAGATGATAACCAGGTTAACCTTTTCGTTATAGAAAAAATACTAAAGCGGGCTGGCTATACGGACTTTCTATCATTAACTTCAGCTGTTGAGATGTTTGAATATTTACAGGTGGATAGTCCGCAACCTAAGGAGACTTCCGTTGATATAATCTTGCTCGATATCATGATGCCGGACATCGATGGGATAGAGGCGTGCAGAAAATTGCAAAGCATCCCTCATCTTAAAGATATACCCGTAATTTTCGTGACCGCTCTTGAAGATTCAAATAAGGTCGCCGAGGCACTTGATGTGGGCGGAATCGATTATATAATGAAGCCTATTAATAAAATAGATTTGCTTGCAAGGATACGAGTAGGATTAAGGCTAAAATATGAAAAAGATTGGCATAAAATGCAGGATGAAAAAATCCGCAACGAATTGGATCTCTCCATGCAGGTTCAGAGCAGTTTGTTAAGTGAACCCATTCTTAATGATCACTTAACCATCAAGGCTTCATACTTGCCTGCAAATAAATTAGCGGGAGATATGTATTATTGGCATCGAATTGATGAAAACCGGTATGGGATCATCCTGTTGGATATGATGGGGCATGGTATATCCTCTTCGCTCGTGTGTATGTTCATTTCCTCTGTTTTAAGGGATGCGATCAGGACCCATTCGGATCCGGTGGCGGTCATAAGCGAAATGAATCGCTGGATGAACACACTCAATAAAGAAGATAACCATGTGCATTATTACTTTACCGCAATTTATATGATCATTGATACGGAGCAAAAAACAGTGGAGTATGTCAATGCGGGGCATCCGCCGGGCTTTGCGCTGATGGATGACGGTAAGGTGGCCTCGCTTTCAAAAGGAACATGCCCCGTAGGTTTCTTTACTGAGATGAAAATGGAGAAATCGACCATTCATTATGAAGATAGGATTCAAATCCTGCTCTTTACGGATGGAGTGATGGAGGCCATAGATGGCGAAGGGTCGGATGGGCTTGATCAAATACAAGAAGCTGTCTCGACTCGGTGGTTGGGATGTAAGGAAATGGCTCCAATTGATTTTGTGATGTCCCCGGAAATGCAACAAGATCAACCTGATGATATGTGTGTCGTTGTCATTCAGGCTAATTGA
- a CDS encoding CsbD family protein, which yields MSGLSDKIKGTVNKVKGETKDQVGNAKNDPHLQTEGKIDKLKGNLQEGLGKLKDNK from the coding sequence ATGAGCGGCTTATCAGACAAAATAAAAGGTACTGTAAATAAGGTAAAAGGCGAAACAAAAGACCAGGTCGGAAACGCGAAAAATGATCCTCACTTACAAACAGAAGGTAAAATTGATAAATTAAAAGGAAATCTTCAAGAAGGTTTGGGAAAACTAAAAGATAATAAATAA
- a CDS encoding alpha/beta fold hydrolase, translated as MTAAKVISGAEHFFLPGNSIGILICHGFNGTPQSVRYLGENFAARGFTVFAPRLAGHGTDENEMETSHYRDWIQDVEAAYAELKKTCTNVFAIGQSMGGALVLDLATKVACDGILTINAALKVPEYEKYRNQSVPRFIPEGKPDIKAENVIEIAYDRVPTKAVNQLLDIMQHTGTRLQRITCPLMLFHSPDDHVVPDRCSHQIYETVMSDDKEMISLDNSYHVASLDHDKDYIIEQTHRFIQKHTKQANSAPLTSLII; from the coding sequence ATGACAGCAGCAAAGGTAATATCAGGTGCGGAACATTTTTTCTTGCCGGGCAATTCTATAGGTATCCTTATTTGCCATGGTTTTAATGGCACACCACAAAGCGTAAGATATTTAGGTGAAAACTTTGCTGCCAGAGGATTCACTGTCTTCGCCCCTCGTTTGGCTGGCCATGGAACGGACGAGAACGAAATGGAAACGAGCCATTATCGGGATTGGATACAAGATGTCGAAGCGGCTTACGCCGAATTAAAGAAGACCTGCACAAATGTATTCGCCATCGGGCAATCAATGGGAGGTGCTCTCGTCCTCGATTTAGCCACAAAAGTGGCTTGCGATGGAATACTCACGATCAATGCAGCGCTCAAAGTTCCTGAATATGAAAAATACCGCAACCAATCGGTCCCACGTTTCATCCCTGAAGGCAAACCGGATATAAAAGCGGAAAACGTTATTGAAATCGCTTATGACAGGGTTCCAACAAAAGCGGTGAATCAATTGCTTGATATCATGCAGCATACCGGTACACGACTCCAAAGGATCACTTGCCCACTCATGCTCTTCCACTCCCCAGATGATCACGTTGTACCTGACCGATGCTCCCATCAAATATACGAAACAGTCATGTCTGATGATAAGGAAATGATTTCGCTTGATAATTCATATCATGTGGCATCACTCGATCATGATAAAGATTATATCATTGAACAAACCCATCGCTTCATTCAAAAACATACCAAACAGGCAAACAGCGCCCCACTGACCTCCTTAATCATATAA